The Canis aureus isolate CA01 chromosome 24, VMU_Caureus_v.1.0, whole genome shotgun sequence nucleotide sequence GGCTCCGGAGGGTGCAGCAGGGGCGGCGGGTGCTGCTGCTCTCGAACCCGAGGTAAGGTGCTGGCCTTGGGGTCCCCCAGGGACAGCCTCGTGGGCCGAGCCAGGCGGCTGTTGGTCTGCGCGGCCGTGTCCACCTTCCGAGGCAGGTGAGGCTGCAGGACCTGATGGTGGATATGCGGGAGGCCGGGATCCGGCCTGACCCCACAGTATCCCCCTGGGCCCAGGCTGTCGCtgctggtggaggaggaggaatcTTCCGCGGTCGCGGCGTAGAGAAGACGACCCGAGCTGGAGGAGAGGCGGAGGTGCTGGTGCCGGGCgctctcctccagctccccaGGGCGCTGGGTGTGCTTAAAGGACCTTGGCAAAGAGTAGTAGGAGAGAACTGGCTTGTGCTGGGGGTCCTCTGGGCCGTAGTAGCCGTCGGAGGGGCTGCTGGTGTTGGAGTCCCCCACCGGCGACATGTTCATGTAGTCGCCGGTACAAGACAGGAGCTTGCCACTCCCGCTCTCCACGGGGAGTTTGGGGTGCGGCAGGGCGTGAGGGTGGTGGCCCCCTACCCCGTTTGTCCACAGCTTGCCATAGCTGCTCCCAGAAGGGGCGgcgctgccgctgctgctgctgccgggCCCACCTCCAATGTCAGGAGAGCAGCTGCCGCTTGGGGACATCATCATGTAGCCATTGGGGTCCACCCTCTGGGGATGGCGTCTAATGGGGTTGATGATCTGCTGCGGCGCGGACACGCTCTTGGGGCTCATGGGCATATAGTCCCCACTGCCCTTCCGGCTGCTGGGCACCGGTGCCACTCCCGGGGACATGGGCATGTAGCCATCATCCGTGTGGAGGGCGGCGGCGTCCGGCCGGTGGTGGCCCCCACGCCTGTCCAGAGGGTGCATTTCCAGACCCTCCTCGGGGTAGGAGTGGGTGGGCACGAAGGCAGAGTGCCGGTAGCCAGGCAGTCGGCCTCCACTGCCACCTCCTGGCGGGTAGGCAGGCATCATCTCCGTGTACTCCTCAATGGAAGCCACAGAAGACTGGGACGGGGTCTTCTGGTGGGAAATGGTAGGGGATGTGCCCGCGGAGTGAGTCCGCTTTCGGAACCGGTTATCCAGGTCGGCCGCAGCGGCCGCTTCATCCGCAGCCAGGGCCGGGCTGGTGCCCAAGCCAGCCCCCGGGATGTAGCGCTGGCCATTGCCACCCCGAGGCAAAATGTAGTGACCGTTGGGGGCGGTGAGGGTGGAGGACCCTTTGCCTCCCATGCAGATGTAGTTGCTCAGCTCCTCCTCGCCGCGGGCCGGGGGGGTGTGGCCCAGGGAATCCGGGGTGACACTGCGGAAGGAACTTCGGAAATCGCAGGGACTCGAGCCGTACTCGTCAGAGGAGATGAAACCACCGTCGCTGGGGGAACCCGACACAGAGGCACTAGAGCGCCGGGGGAAGAGGCAGTCCGAGGTGGAGCCGTGGCCACTGGTGCTGCTGGACGACAGGCTGACCGGGCTGGTGGCGGAAGGCGAGCAGCGAGAGGAAGGCATGGGGATGGAGCGGCTGTGGTTGAGCGGGGGGTGCAGCCGGGAGCTGCCGCGATGCCGGTGCGCGTGGGTCCTGGTGGTGCTCGGGCTCACGGGGCTGCCGTCCACCGAGGCCGGGCGGGACATGGTGCCCTCGCCGTCGCTGGACGCGCGCACACGGAAGGAGCCCTGCTTCCCGCCCACCATGCTGGCCGGAGAGGTGGCGGTGATGCTCTCGGTGCGCGAGCGGCGCGTCAGCCCCACCTGGCTGGGAGGGGGGTTGTTGAGGTGGTGCCGGCGCAGGGGGACGCTGATGGGGTTGGAGCAGTTGGAGGAGGACTGGCTCTTACTCCGAGGGCGGAACTCGTCGCTCATGGCCCGCATGGCCTCCAGGATGGTCTCGTGCATGTTCTGGGCCACCACGGAGTCATCCACCTGCATCCAGAACTCGCCGGGTCCCGTCACTGCGGAACGGCCCACTTCGATGAAGAAGAAGTTCTCCGAGTGGCCGCAGCGTCGGATGTTCATCAGCTGCAGCACCACGGCCGCCGCCTCGGAGTTCAGCTTCACGAAGCTGATGGTCTTGCTGGTCAGGCAGAGGCGGTAGATGCCAATCAGGTTCTTTGTCTGCCCCAGGCCCTTGGGTTTCAGGATCACCTGCCAGACCTCCTTGAACGCAGGTCCCGGGGGCACGTCCCCGTAGCTCAAGTCCTCGCCGGCCTCCCCGAGGCCCGAGCTGCCGCTGCAGCtgcccccgccgcctcccgccccggGGGCCGAGGCGCCGTCGTGGTGGCCCTTGGCCCGGTTGTGCAGCTGCAGGAGGGCCTGGTACCAGCTGTCCTGCTCGGCCTCGCTGTCCGCCGCGATGGCAAAGTGCTCGTCCCGGGTGTAAAGGGCCACCAGGTGCTTGTTCTTGGAGTCCGCCCGCTTGTTGATGTTGAAGCAGCTCTCGAGGGGGATCGAGCGTTTGGGGGCGCTCGACTTGTGCCGCCACTTCTTCTCGTTCTCGTAGTACTCGAGGCGCGCGGGGCCCCCCGCCTCGCTGGCCGCCCGCAGCACGAAGAAGCGCTTGTGCATGCTCTTGGGTTTGCGCAGGTAGCCCACCTTGCGCACGTCCGAGAAGCCGTCGGTCTCCGGAGGGCTCGCCATgctgccgccgccaccgccgccgccgccgagcagAGGGAGGCGCCGAAAAACAACCGGGTGGGGGGCGGAGGCTCCGCGCCGCGGCCCCGCACATGCAAACAGGGCTGCAGGCGGCCGAGCCCCGGACTCCGAAAGCCACGCCGCCCCCCTGCgccggggaggggcggccggAGGGGGACGCAGCTGCCGCGCCGCGGAGACGGCCTGGGCCGGACTTTACGGGCGCTTGGTGCGCTGGGGGGGAGGCAGCGCGTCCGGCGTGAGTGCGGCCCCGATCCTCCGAGAGCCCAGGCTCCGCGCAGCCGCCGCGGCCGGGAAGGGACGAAGATGCATCTCTCGCCGCCCGGGCTGGAGCGTGGCgcaggcgggcggcggcggcggcggcggcggcggcggccgggggtcCCCGCGTTGCCCCTCCAGGCGCGCGCGCCTTCCCTCCTGAGTTCCCCTCTGGAAGTAGCGATTCCCGAGGCAAATTAAATATCCTTGGGCAGGGGGAGGCGAGCTGCCAAGTCCCAACGTTGCACGgggctctccctcctcctcctcctcctccttcgcctcctcctccgcctcctcccacccccccagccGCCCCGCCGCCACCAGCC carries:
- the IRS1 gene encoding insulin receptor substrate 1, with amino-acid sequence MASPPETDGFSDVRKVGYLRKPKSMHKRFFVLRAASEAGGPARLEYYENEKKWRHKSSAPKRSIPLESCFNINKRADSKNKHLVALYTRDEHFAIAADSEAEQDSWYQALLQLHNRAKGHHDGASAPGAGGGGGSCSGSSGLGEAGEDLSYGDVPPGPAFKEVWQVILKPKGLGQTKNLIGIYRLCLTSKTISFVKLNSEAAAVVLQLMNIRRCGHSENFFFIEVGRSAVTGPGEFWMQVDDSVVAQNMHETILEAMRAMSDEFRPRSKSQSSSNCSNPISVPLRRHHLNNPPPSQVGLTRRSRTESITATSPASMVGGKQGSFRVRASSDGEGTMSRPASVDGSPVSPSTTRTHAHRHRGSSRLHPPLNHSRSIPMPSSRCSPSATSPVSLSSSSTSGHGSTSDCLFPRRSSASVSGSPSDGGFISSDEYGSSPCDFRSSFRSVTPDSLGHTPPARGEEELSNYICMGGKGSSTLTAPNGHYILPRGGNGQRYIPGAGLGTSPALAADEAAAAADLDNRFRKRTHSAGTSPTISHQKTPSQSSVASIEEYTEMMPAYPPGGGSGGRLPGYRHSAFVPTHSYPEEGLEMHPLDRRGGHHRPDAAALHTDDGYMPMSPGVAPVPSSRKGSGDYMPMSPKSVSAPQQIINPIRRHPQRVDPNGYMMMSPSGSCSPDIGGGPGSSSSGSAAPSGSSYGKLWTNGVGGHHPHALPHPKLPVESGSGKLLSCTGDYMNMSPVGDSNTSSPSDGYYGPEDPQHKPVLSYYSLPRSFKHTQRPGELEESARHQHLRLSSSSGRLLYAATAEDSSSSTSSDSLGPGGYCGVRPDPGLPHIHHQVLQPHLPRKVDTAAQTNSRLARPTRLSLGDPKASTLPRVREQQHPPPLLHPPEPKSPGEYVNIEFGSDQPGYLSGPVAARSSPSVRCPPQLQPAPREEETGTEEYMNMDLGPGRRAAWQEGAGVQPGRVGPAPPGAASVCRPTRAVPSSRGDYMTMQVGCPGQGYVDTSPVAPISYADMRTGIVVEEASLPGATAAAPSSASAASASPTAPPKAGELAARSSLLGGPQGPGGMSAFTRVNLSPNRNQSAKVIRADPQGCRRRHSSETFSSTPSATRAGNAVPFGGGAALGGSGGGSSAEDMKRHSSASFENVWLRPGELGGAPKEPAPHAGAAGGLENGLNYIDLDLVKDFKQRSQERPPQPQPPPPPAPHQPLGSSESSSTSRSSEDLSAYASISFQKQPEDLQ